A stretch of Amycolatopsis balhimycina FH 1894 DNA encodes these proteins:
- a CDS encoding DUF2188 domain-containing protein, whose amino-acid sequence MAEGDVHTYYEDGLWKNRVEGGSRASNTSPRRVDAVLAGRQIAKKRRVGHVVHTPEGGVETERDYRAGRSAR is encoded by the coding sequence GTGGCGGAGGGTGACGTGCACACCTACTACGAAGACGGGTTGTGGAAGAACCGGGTCGAAGGCGGCAGCCGGGCGTCCAACACCTCCCCCCGGCGCGTCGACGCGGTGCTCGCCGGACGGCAGATCGCGAAGAAACGGCGCGTCGGGCACGTGGTCCACACCCCGGAGGGCGGCGTCGAGACGGAGCGCGACTACCGGGCCGGCCGGTCCGCGCGCTGA
- the couO gene encoding 4-hydroxyphenyl-beta-ketoacyl-CoA hydrolase — protein MDLSSLTAIDVHTHVEQDGHGCFALDQELLDASEKYFRAGQDRTPTVTAIAEHYRARNMAAVVFTVDAPAATGHPALSSEEIADAAAEHADVLIPFGSVDPHAGKAAVLRARRLVGEHGVRGFKFHPSLQAFEPNDVRYYPLYEAIAELGVPALFHTGQTGIGAGLPGGHGIKLRYSNPMLLDDVAADFPALTVILAHPSVPWQDEAISVATHKANVYIDLSGWSPKYFPPQLVRAANSLLKRKVLFGSDFPVITPDRWLADFAELEIKDEVRPLILKDNAARVLGLA, from the coding sequence GTGGACCTTTCCTCCCTGACCGCCATCGACGTGCACACCCACGTCGAACAAGACGGCCACGGCTGCTTCGCCCTCGACCAGGAACTGCTGGACGCGTCCGAGAAGTACTTCCGCGCCGGCCAGGACCGCACGCCGACGGTGACCGCGATCGCCGAGCACTACCGGGCGCGGAACATGGCCGCCGTCGTCTTCACCGTCGACGCGCCGGCCGCGACCGGGCACCCGGCGCTGTCGAGCGAGGAGATCGCCGACGCGGCCGCCGAGCACGCGGACGTGCTCATCCCGTTCGGTTCGGTCGACCCGCACGCCGGCAAGGCCGCCGTGCTGCGCGCGCGGCGGCTGGTGGGCGAGCACGGCGTGCGCGGGTTCAAGTTCCACCCGAGCCTGCAGGCGTTCGAGCCCAACGACGTCCGGTACTACCCGCTCTACGAAGCGATCGCCGAGCTGGGCGTCCCGGCCCTGTTCCACACCGGGCAGACCGGCATCGGCGCCGGCCTGCCGGGCGGGCACGGCATCAAGCTGCGCTACTCGAACCCGATGCTGCTCGACGACGTCGCCGCGGATTTCCCCGCCCTCACAGTGATCCTGGCGCACCCGTCGGTGCCGTGGCAGGACGAAGCGATCTCGGTCGCGACGCACAAGGCGAACGTGTACATCGACCTGTCCGGCTGGTCGCCGAAGTACTTCCCGCCGCAGCTGGTCCGCGCGGCCAACTCGCTGCTGAAGCGGAAGGTCCTGTTCGGCTCCGACTTCCCCGTGATCACCCCGGACCGCTGGCTCGCCGACTTCGCCGAACTGGAGATCAAGGACGAGGTGCGGCCGCTGATCCTCAAGGACAACGCAGCCCGGGTACTCGGGCTGGCCTGA
- a CDS encoding 3-hydroxyacyl-CoA dehydrogenase NAD-binding domain-containing protein, with translation MTVRITTSPAGRAAKPGPITTVAVVGTGVIGAGWAAHFLARGLDVVATDPAPGAEDRLRADVAAHWPTLVRLGLVEGASQDRLSFATDAGSAVADADFVQENGPEREDVKHRLFGLLDEAARPEVILASSSSGLLPSVIARGCPKHPERVVIGHPFNPPHVIPLVEVVPGRETAPGVVDRAVAFYTAVGKRPIRLSREVPGHVANRLQAALWQEAYSLVDRGIATVADIDAAIAHGPGLRWAVLGPFANQHLSGGAGGLAHILRHLGPPTEEWWRDLGRVHLTPELAEKLVAGIGAELDGTDHDRLVAARDDVLDRLLAAKAAQPDLP, from the coding sequence ATGACCGTCCGGATCACCACGTCCCCCGCCGGCCGCGCGGCGAAGCCCGGCCCGATCACCACCGTCGCGGTCGTCGGGACCGGCGTGATCGGGGCCGGCTGGGCCGCGCACTTCCTCGCCCGCGGCCTCGACGTCGTCGCCACCGACCCGGCACCGGGCGCCGAGGACCGCCTCCGCGCCGACGTCGCGGCGCACTGGCCCACGCTCGTCCGGCTCGGCCTCGTCGAGGGTGCTTCGCAGGATCGGCTGAGCTTCGCCACCGACGCCGGCTCGGCCGTGGCGGACGCGGATTTCGTGCAGGAGAACGGTCCCGAGCGCGAAGACGTCAAGCACCGCCTGTTCGGCCTGCTCGACGAGGCCGCACGGCCGGAGGTGATCCTGGCGAGCAGCTCGTCCGGCCTGCTGCCGAGCGTCATCGCACGCGGCTGCCCGAAACACCCCGAGCGAGTGGTCATCGGGCACCCGTTCAACCCGCCGCACGTGATCCCGCTCGTCGAGGTCGTCCCCGGCCGGGAAACGGCGCCCGGAGTCGTCGACCGGGCGGTCGCGTTCTACACCGCCGTCGGCAAGCGGCCGATCCGGCTGAGCCGGGAGGTGCCCGGCCACGTCGCGAACCGGCTGCAGGCGGCGCTGTGGCAGGAGGCGTACTCCCTCGTCGATCGCGGCATCGCCACGGTCGCCGACATCGACGCCGCCATCGCGCACGGCCCCGGGCTGCGCTGGGCCGTGCTCGGCCCGTTCGCGAACCAGCACCTCTCCGGCGGCGCGGGCGGCCTCGCGCACATCCTGCGCCACCTCGGGCCGCCCACCGAAGAGTGGTGGCGCGACCTCGGCCGCGTCCACCTGACGCCGGAGCTCGCCGAAAAGCTCGTCGCCGGGATCGGCGCGGAGCTCGACGGCACCGACCACGACCGGCTCGTCGCCGCCCGCGACGACGTCCTCGACCGCCTGCTGGCCGCCAAGGCCGCCCAGCCCGACCTGCCCTGA
- a CDS encoding acetoacetate--CoA ligase yields the protein MILRPVAPDVRETTEIGRYLRWLADRGHAFDGYPALHRWSVTDLDGFWSSVKDFFGVRFHTPATAVVPDRRMPGTEWFPGATLNYAEHALGHGPDDEVAIIAYSQTRDRGELTWGQLRDQVARARAGLARLGVGRGDRVVAYLPNIPEAVVAYLAVASLGAIWASCAPEFGARSVVDRFGQIEPRVLLTVSGYRYGAKDVDRRAEVGAIRAGLPTVEHVVHVPYGGHDLPGTLTWADLLTESAPGFEPVGFAHPLCVLFSSGTTGKPKAIVHGHGGILLEHLKNHGLSWDLRPGDRILWFSTTAWMMWNALVSGLLTGASIVLVDGNPLHPDLAWQWRLAGETRATLMGASPGFLMACRKAGLDPAAEYDLSALRQLGAAGSPLPAEGFHWVHERFPGVLLNVGSGGTDVCSGIVQGGPLQPVRAGEISGPCLGVDAKAFDEHGAEVVGELGELVITAPMPSMPVGFWGDSGERYRETYFSTYPGVWRHGDWIRFTAEGSCVIAGRSDATLNRGGVRLGTAEFYAVVEELPEIEDSLVVHLEDPAGGNGDLQLFVVLRDGAELDDAVRGRIAAALRGALSPRHVPDAITAVPAIPRNRTGKKLELPVKKLLRGAPVDEVVGRDVLADSASLDPFVALAGGPA from the coding sequence ATGATCCTCCGCCCGGTCGCGCCGGACGTCCGCGAAACCACCGAGATCGGCCGGTACCTGCGGTGGCTGGCGGACCGCGGCCACGCGTTCGACGGCTACCCGGCCCTGCACCGCTGGTCGGTGACCGACCTCGACGGCTTCTGGTCGTCGGTCAAGGACTTCTTCGGCGTCCGCTTCCACACCCCGGCCACGGCGGTCGTGCCCGACCGGCGGATGCCGGGCACCGAATGGTTCCCCGGCGCGACCCTCAACTACGCCGAGCACGCCCTCGGCCACGGGCCCGACGACGAGGTCGCGATCATCGCGTACTCCCAGACGCGGGACCGCGGTGAGCTGACCTGGGGGCAGCTGCGCGACCAGGTCGCGCGCGCCCGGGCGGGCCTGGCCCGGCTCGGCGTCGGGCGCGGCGACCGCGTCGTGGCGTACCTGCCCAACATCCCGGAAGCCGTCGTCGCTTACCTCGCGGTCGCGAGCCTGGGCGCGATCTGGGCCTCCTGCGCGCCCGAGTTCGGCGCGCGCTCGGTCGTCGACCGGTTCGGCCAGATCGAGCCGCGGGTGCTGCTGACGGTGTCCGGCTACCGCTACGGCGCCAAGGACGTCGACCGCCGCGCCGAGGTCGGCGCGATCCGCGCGGGCCTGCCCACCGTGGAGCACGTCGTCCACGTCCCCTACGGCGGCCACGACCTGCCCGGCACGCTCACCTGGGCCGATCTGCTCACCGAGAGCGCGCCCGGGTTCGAGCCGGTCGGCTTCGCGCATCCCCTGTGTGTGCTGTTCTCCTCCGGCACCACCGGAAAGCCGAAGGCGATCGTGCACGGTCACGGCGGAATCCTGCTCGAACACCTCAAGAACCACGGCCTCAGCTGGGACCTGCGCCCGGGCGACCGGATCCTGTGGTTTTCCACCACCGCCTGGATGATGTGGAACGCGCTCGTGTCGGGGTTGCTCACCGGCGCGTCGATCGTGCTGGTCGACGGCAATCCGCTGCACCCGGACCTGGCTTGGCAGTGGCGGCTGGCCGGCGAAACCCGGGCGACGCTGATGGGCGCGAGCCCGGGTTTCCTGATGGCGTGCCGGAAAGCGGGGCTCGACCCGGCCGCCGAGTACGACCTGTCCGCGCTGCGGCAGCTCGGCGCGGCGGGCAGCCCGCTGCCCGCCGAAGGGTTCCACTGGGTGCACGAGCGGTTTCCGGGCGTCCTGCTCAACGTCGGTAGCGGCGGCACCGACGTCTGCAGCGGGATCGTCCAGGGCGGCCCGCTGCAGCCCGTCCGCGCCGGTGAGATCTCCGGGCCCTGCCTCGGCGTCGACGCGAAGGCGTTCGACGAGCACGGCGCCGAGGTCGTCGGCGAACTGGGCGAGCTGGTGATCACCGCCCCGATGCCGTCGATGCCGGTCGGGTTCTGGGGCGACTCCGGTGAGCGTTACCGCGAGACGTACTTCTCGACCTACCCCGGCGTCTGGCGGCACGGCGACTGGATCCGGTTCACCGCCGAAGGAAGCTGCGTCATCGCCGGCCGCTCGGACGCCACCCTCAACCGCGGCGGCGTCCGGCTGGGCACGGCCGAGTTCTACGCCGTCGTCGAGGAGCTGCCGGAGATCGAGGACTCCCTCGTCGTGCACCTCGAAGACCCCGCGGGCGGCAACGGCGACCTGCAGCTCTTCGTGGTGCTGCGCGACGGCGCCGAACTCGACGACGCCGTGCGCGGCAGGATCGCGGCCGCCCTGCGCGGCGCGCTTTCGCCACGGCACGTGCCGGACGCGATCACCGCCGTCCCGGCGATCCCCCGCAACCGCACCGGGAAGAAACTGGAGCTGCCGGTGAAGAAACTCCTGCGCGGCGCCCCGGTCGACGAGGTCGTCGGCCGGGACGTGCTGGCCGATTCCGCGTCGCTGGACCCGTTCGTCGCGCTCGCCGGCGGGCCGGCATGA
- a CDS encoding crotonase/enoyl-CoA hydratase family protein: protein MTAPLLPPSLRLELLGDIAVLRLARPEKRNALDDATVLGIETFFGAPPQGVKAVVLDAVGDHFSAGLDLSELTERDAFEGLEHSMMWHRAFERLERGRVPVVAVLKGAVVGGGLELASAAHIRVAEPSAFYALPEGQRGLFVGGGASVRVPRLIGVHRMADMMLTGRVLDADEGHAAGLSHYRVENGLEHALELAGKIAANSPMTNFAVLQALPRIAEANPAEGYLMEALMAAVAGGSSEAKERMQAFLEKRAGKVGR from the coding sequence ATGACCGCCCCTCTGCTGCCCCCGTCGCTGCGTCTGGAGCTGCTCGGTGACATCGCCGTGCTGCGGCTGGCGCGCCCGGAGAAGCGCAACGCCCTCGACGACGCGACCGTGCTCGGCATCGAAACGTTCTTCGGCGCTCCGCCGCAGGGAGTCAAGGCGGTCGTGCTCGACGCCGTGGGTGACCACTTCTCCGCCGGGCTCGACCTTTCGGAGCTCACCGAGCGCGACGCGTTCGAAGGCCTGGAGCACTCGATGATGTGGCACCGCGCCTTCGAGCGGCTCGAACGCGGCCGCGTCCCGGTGGTCGCCGTGCTCAAGGGCGCGGTCGTCGGCGGCGGCCTCGAACTGGCGTCCGCCGCGCACATCCGCGTCGCCGAGCCGTCGGCGTTCTACGCGCTGCCGGAGGGCCAGCGCGGCCTGTTCGTCGGCGGCGGCGCGTCGGTGCGGGTGCCGCGGCTGATCGGCGTGCACCGGATGGCCGACATGATGCTCACCGGCCGCGTGCTCGACGCCGACGAGGGCCACGCCGCCGGGCTGTCGCACTACCGCGTCGAGAACGGCCTGGAGCACGCGCTCGAACTGGCCGGCAAGATCGCGGCGAACTCCCCGATGACGAACTTCGCCGTCCTGCAGGCCCTGCCCCGCATCGCCGAGGCCAACCCGGCCGAGGGCTACCTGATGGAGGCGCTGATGGCCGCGGTCGCCGGCGGCAGCTCCGAGGCGAAGGAGCGGATGCAGGCGTTCCTCGAGAAGCGGGCCGGGAAGGTCGGCCGATGA
- a CDS encoding acyl-CoA synthetase encodes MNLPDFGLGSWPARRARINPARTALVQADRTLTYAGLADRVARLAGALTRLGVRPGDRVAYLGVNDITVFETLFATARCGAIFVPLNYRLSPTEIRYMLDDSGATALVHSADTGDLVAEAGSLPDGVVIATDPAEGELDFEAEAAEAGPAPDVAIQLEDPCLLLYTSGTTGRPKAAVLTHGNLTWNTVNQLAHLDVLGTDKALCIAPLFHCVGLGQITLPTLFKGGSVEPVAKFDPGTILARIGEAGITSFSAVPTMLEMMCRHEDWDRTDLSSLTCVLYGGSPVAERVARAWLDRGVKLLQGYGMTEASPGVSMATHEGTLDHPVAAGVPHFFTDVAAVGPDLTPEPLGGTPAELLVRGPHVFGGYWNRPDESKASFVSGDWFRTGDVVRVDDDGWAHVVDRVKDMIISGGENVYPAEVEAVAVRLDEVDACAVVGVPDDRWGEVGAAFVVVRPGAELDETAFRAHLEQHLARYKVPKHVWFTDALPRNATGKIRRVELRALAAETFTNGTA; translated from the coding sequence GTGAACCTCCCCGATTTCGGCCTCGGCAGCTGGCCCGCCCGCCGGGCGCGGATCAACCCGGCCCGCACCGCGCTCGTGCAGGCGGACCGGACGCTGACCTACGCCGGGCTCGCCGACCGGGTCGCCCGCCTCGCCGGCGCGCTGACCCGGCTCGGCGTGCGCCCGGGCGACCGCGTGGCCTATCTCGGCGTCAACGACATCACCGTGTTCGAGACGCTCTTCGCCACCGCGCGCTGCGGCGCGATCTTCGTCCCGCTCAACTACCGGCTCTCGCCCACCGAGATCCGGTACATGCTCGACGACAGCGGGGCCACGGCCCTGGTGCACAGCGCGGACACCGGTGACCTGGTGGCGGAGGCCGGGTCGCTGCCGGACGGCGTCGTCATCGCTACGGACCCGGCCGAGGGCGAACTGGACTTCGAGGCGGAGGCAGCCGAGGCCGGGCCGGCGCCGGACGTCGCGATCCAGCTGGAAGACCCGTGCCTGCTGCTCTACACCTCCGGCACCACCGGACGGCCGAAGGCGGCGGTCCTCACCCACGGCAACCTCACCTGGAACACCGTCAACCAGCTGGCGCACCTGGACGTCCTGGGCACCGACAAGGCGCTGTGCATCGCGCCGCTGTTCCACTGCGTCGGGCTCGGCCAGATCACGCTGCCGACGCTGTTCAAGGGCGGCAGCGTCGAGCCGGTGGCGAAGTTCGACCCGGGCACCATCCTCGCCCGGATCGGCGAAGCCGGGATCACGAGCTTCTCCGCGGTCCCCACCATGCTCGAGATGATGTGCCGCCACGAGGACTGGGACCGCACCGACCTGAGCTCGCTGACCTGCGTGCTCTACGGCGGGTCGCCGGTGGCCGAGCGCGTCGCGCGCGCGTGGCTCGACCGCGGCGTGAAGCTTCTCCAGGGCTACGGCATGACCGAGGCCTCCCCGGGGGTCTCGATGGCCACCCACGAAGGCACGCTCGACCACCCGGTCGCCGCCGGGGTGCCGCACTTCTTCACCGACGTGGCGGCCGTCGGCCCGGACCTCACCCCCGAACCGCTCGGCGGCACCCCCGCCGAGCTGCTCGTGCGTGGCCCGCACGTCTTCGGCGGCTACTGGAACCGGCCCGACGAATCGAAGGCGAGCTTCGTCTCCGGCGACTGGTTCCGCACCGGCGACGTCGTCCGGGTCGACGACGACGGCTGGGCCCACGTCGTCGACCGGGTCAAGGACATGATCATTTCCGGCGGCGAGAACGTCTATCCTGCCGAGGTGGAAGCGGTCGCCGTGCGGCTCGACGAGGTCGACGCCTGCGCCGTGGTCGGCGTGCCCGACGACCGCTGGGGCGAGGTCGGCGCTGCCTTCGTCGTCGTCCGGCCCGGTGCCGAACTGGACGAGACGGCGTTCCGCGCCCACCTCGAACAGCACCTCGCACGCTACAAGGTGCCGAAACACGTGTGGTTCACCGACGCCTTGCCGCGCAACGCCACCGGCAAGATCCGCCGCGTCGAACTGCGCGCCCTCGCCGCCGAAACCTTCACGAACGGAACCGCATGA
- a CDS encoding NAD(P)-dependent alcohol dehydrogenase, which yields MTTTTAAVVECAGAGFTLGEVALDELRDNEVRVRIVATGVCHTDLGVAAGALPFPLPGVLGHEGAGIVEETGAAVTRVAPGDGVLLSYTSCGGCANCLDGHPAYCETWLPANLLGGRRPDGTSPISRDGTPLGGHFFGQSSFAGHAVADERSVVKLPADAPLDLLAPLGCGIMTGAGAVWNVLAPRPGATLLVTGAGAVGLSAVMAARLTPSARIIAVDRVPHRLELARELGATDTIDTSGEDLAETVGKLTGGRGVDGVVETTGNADVLRTAIGTLAARGTAVVVGAPAFGTEVPVDVNFLLPGRHVVGLTMGDAETQALVPTLAGLVAAGRFPVEKLVTHYEFGQIQEAVDDMLSGKTIKPVLRL from the coding sequence ATGACCACCACCACCGCGGCCGTCGTGGAGTGCGCCGGCGCCGGCTTCACCCTCGGCGAAGTCGCGCTCGACGAGCTGCGTGACAACGAGGTCCGCGTCCGGATCGTCGCCACCGGCGTCTGCCACACCGACCTCGGCGTCGCCGCCGGCGCCCTGCCCTTCCCGCTACCCGGCGTGCTCGGCCACGAAGGCGCCGGGATCGTCGAGGAGACCGGCGCCGCGGTCACGCGCGTCGCGCCCGGCGACGGGGTCCTGCTCAGCTACACCTCCTGCGGCGGCTGCGCGAACTGCCTGGACGGCCACCCCGCCTACTGCGAAACCTGGCTGCCGGCCAACCTGCTCGGCGGGCGGCGCCCGGACGGCACGTCCCCGATCTCCCGCGACGGCACCCCGCTCGGCGGGCACTTCTTCGGCCAGTCCAGCTTCGCCGGGCACGCCGTCGCCGACGAACGCAGCGTCGTCAAGCTCCCCGCCGACGCGCCGCTGGACCTGCTGGCGCCGCTCGGCTGCGGCATCATGACCGGCGCCGGCGCGGTGTGGAACGTCCTGGCCCCGCGGCCGGGCGCCACGCTGCTGGTCACCGGCGCCGGCGCGGTCGGCCTGTCCGCGGTCATGGCCGCCCGCCTGACGCCGTCGGCCCGGATCATCGCCGTCGACCGCGTGCCCCACCGGCTCGAACTGGCCCGGGAGCTCGGCGCCACCGACACGATCGACACTTCCGGCGAGGACCTGGCCGAGACCGTCGGCAAGCTGACCGGCGGCCGCGGCGTCGACGGCGTCGTGGAGACCACCGGCAACGCCGATGTCCTGCGGACGGCGATCGGCACGCTCGCCGCGCGCGGCACCGCGGTCGTCGTCGGCGCGCCCGCGTTCGGCACCGAGGTGCCGGTGGACGTCAACTTCCTGCTGCCCGGCCGGCACGTCGTCGGCCTCACGATGGGCGACGCCGAGACGCAGGCCCTGGTGCCGACGCTGGCCGGACTCGTCGCCGCGGGGCGGTTCCCGGTCGAAAAGCTGGTCACCCACTACGAGTTCGGGCAGATTCAAGAGGCAGTCGACGACATGCTTTCCGGCAAGACGATCAAACCGGTGCTTCGCTTGTGA
- a CDS encoding aldehyde dehydrogenase family protein: MTAVEERPGTRPRPDVEPGRLFIGGRWTEAADRFDAVDPATGKTLTSLARASAADVDAAVAAARQAFDGWAATPGRERARVLHRVADLVRERADEIAAVESADVGKPISLCRAVDVETVAEQYEYYSALAQGVDGATRQIPIPSHAYTRREPLGVVAAITPFNFPLILSTSKIAPALAAGNTVVHKPAEDTSLSALLMAGLLAEAGVPDGALNVVTGFGSEIGDTLLSHPGVDKIAFTGSTAVGRHAATVAGEHLKPVTLELGGNAAHIVFEDADVEQAIAAVIKAFVFNTGQFCMGGPRLLVADALYDTVLGALAEAVPHVPVGDPFDPATVVGPMAGERHRAKVEQYVEQALADGGRIVAGGGRGDIEGGFFFQPTVIADLPEDSRVIQEEIFGPVLTVQRFTTEDEAIALANGTPYGLAAGLQTTNLARAHRVAARLQAGIVWVNDWAMLDPAIPFGGVKDSGFGREYGPESLDAYTRTKSIVISLA; encoded by the coding sequence ATGACCGCAGTAGAGGAGCGGCCGGGCACCCGGCCACGCCCGGACGTCGAACCGGGCCGGCTGTTCATCGGCGGCCGCTGGACGGAGGCCGCGGACCGCTTCGACGCCGTGGACCCGGCCACCGGGAAGACCCTCACCTCGCTCGCCCGCGCGTCGGCCGCCGACGTGGACGCCGCGGTGGCGGCGGCCCGGCAGGCGTTCGACGGCTGGGCCGCGACGCCGGGCCGGGAGCGGGCGCGGGTGCTGCACCGGGTCGCGGACCTCGTGCGCGAGCGCGCGGACGAGATCGCCGCGGTCGAGAGCGCCGACGTCGGCAAGCCGATCTCGCTGTGCCGGGCGGTCGACGTCGAGACCGTCGCCGAACAGTACGAGTACTACTCGGCCCTGGCGCAGGGCGTGGACGGCGCGACGCGGCAGATCCCGATCCCCTCGCACGCCTACACCCGCCGCGAACCGCTCGGGGTGGTCGCCGCGATCACGCCGTTCAACTTCCCGCTGATCCTGTCCACCTCGAAGATCGCGCCCGCGCTCGCGGCCGGGAACACCGTGGTGCACAAACCGGCCGAGGACACCTCCCTCAGCGCGCTGCTGATGGCCGGACTCCTCGCCGAGGCCGGCGTGCCCGACGGTGCGCTGAACGTGGTCACCGGGTTCGGCTCGGAGATCGGCGACACCCTGCTGAGCCACCCCGGGGTCGACAAGATCGCGTTCACCGGCTCGACCGCGGTGGGGCGGCACGCGGCGACCGTGGCCGGGGAGCACCTCAAGCCGGTCACCCTGGAACTGGGCGGCAACGCGGCGCACATCGTGTTCGAGGACGCCGACGTCGAGCAGGCGATCGCCGCGGTGATCAAGGCGTTCGTCTTCAACACCGGCCAGTTCTGCATGGGCGGGCCCCGGCTGCTGGTCGCCGACGCGCTGTACGACACGGTCCTGGGCGCGCTCGCCGAAGCCGTGCCGCACGTGCCGGTCGGCGACCCGTTCGACCCGGCGACGGTGGTCGGGCCGATGGCGGGCGAGCGGCACCGGGCGAAGGTGGAGCAGTACGTCGAACAGGCGCTCGCCGACGGCGGCCGGATCGTCGCCGGCGGCGGCCGGGGTGACATCGAGGGCGGGTTCTTCTTCCAGCCGACGGTGATCGCGGACCTGCCGGAGGACTCCCGCGTGATCCAGGAGGAGATCTTCGGTCCGGTGCTGACGGTCCAGCGCTTCACCACCGAAGACGAAGCGATCGCCCTGGCCAACGGCACGCCCTACGGCCTCGCGGCCGGGCTGCAGACCACGAACCTCGCCCGCGCCCACCGCGTCGCCGCGCGGCTGCAGGCCGGGATCGTCTGGGTCAACGACTGGGCGATGCTCGACCCCGCGATCCCCTTCGGCGGCGTGAAGGACTCCGGTTTCGGCCGCGAATACGGCCCCGAATCCCTCGACGCCTACACCAGGACCAAGTCCATCGTCATCTCCCTCGCCTGA
- a CDS encoding sialidase family protein → MNAKIFPRFARRSLPPGAAVFALLAGAGVAVATTFSAGVPVRVPDHPLGGGAVCAALVARQQALGSVNYPASEVEPYVAADPADPNHLVGSAQQDRWNDGGSNGLTNVVSRDGGATWAPAAAQPAFSICAGATPGSPGYFQRSTDPWVSFSADGRVVYSIADSFNADGPAFGGASAILISRSLDGGDHWETPVTARLDTSTQVLNDKESVTADPLLADRAYAVWDQLVSPQSHANPSAYNHAFTYRGPSYFSRTTDRGLTWSTGRIVFDPGQNDQTIGNQIVVPATGPGRGVLIDGFDLITNKGGACLYTHGGQHCRGSSTSTAAVIRSTDGGTTWSGAIGIDTQQVASVTIAGHPVRSSDELPEFAVNPVNGFVYAVWQDSRFSSAGTSKIAFAQSADGGLTWGPTIRVDQSPGDAPAFVPQIHAASDGTIGLTYYDLQNATPAQPGLTDAFIAHCHAATSDCGNPANWAVNGQARLTTTSFDYTTAPDAGGYFLGDYSGLAGTGPTLNACFGMALPVATSGVSDIFANHAG, encoded by the coding sequence GTGAACGCGAAGATCTTCCCGCGGTTCGCCCGCCGCTCGCTGCCGCCCGGCGCCGCGGTGTTCGCCCTGCTGGCCGGCGCCGGGGTCGCCGTCGCCACCACCTTCTCCGCCGGGGTTCCGGTCCGGGTGCCCGACCACCCGCTGGGCGGCGGGGCGGTGTGTGCCGCGCTCGTCGCCCGGCAGCAGGCGCTGGGCAGCGTCAACTACCCCGCCTCGGAGGTCGAGCCGTACGTCGCCGCCGACCCGGCGGACCCGAACCACCTCGTCGGCTCGGCGCAGCAGGACCGCTGGAACGACGGCGGGTCCAACGGCCTGACCAACGTCGTCTCCCGTGACGGCGGGGCGACCTGGGCCCCGGCCGCCGCGCAGCCGGCGTTCAGCATCTGCGCGGGCGCGACGCCCGGCTCGCCCGGCTACTTCCAGCGCAGCACCGACCCGTGGGTCAGCTTCTCCGCCGACGGCCGGGTCGTCTACTCGATCGCGGACTCGTTCAACGCCGACGGCCCGGCGTTCGGCGGGGCCAGCGCGATCCTGATCAGCCGCTCGCTCGACGGCGGCGACCACTGGGAAACCCCCGTCACCGCGCGGCTGGACACCTCGACGCAGGTGCTCAACGACAAGGAGTCGGTGACCGCCGACCCGCTGCTCGCCGACCGGGCCTACGCGGTGTGGGACCAGCTGGTCTCGCCGCAGAGCCACGCCAACCCCAGCGCGTACAACCACGCGTTCACCTACCGCGGCCCGAGCTACTTCTCCCGCACCACCGACCGGGGGCTGACCTGGAGCACCGGCCGGATCGTCTTCGATCCCGGGCAGAACGACCAGACGATCGGCAACCAGATCGTCGTGCCTGCGACGGGTCCGGGGCGCGGGGTGCTGATCGACGGCTTCGACCTGATCACCAACAAGGGCGGGGCGTGCCTGTACACCCACGGCGGGCAGCACTGCCGCGGCTCGTCGACGTCGACCGCGGCGGTGATCCGGTCCACCGACGGCGGGACCACGTGGTCCGGCGCCATCGGCATCGACACCCAGCAGGTGGCGTCGGTGACGATCGCCGGGCACCCGGTCCGCTCCAGCGACGAACTGCCCGAGTTCGCCGTCAACCCGGTCAACGGCTTCGTGTACGCGGTCTGGCAGGACAGCCGGTTCAGCTCCGCCGGCACGTCCAAGATCGCCTTCGCCCAGTCCGCCGACGGCGGGCTGACGTGGGGTCCGACCATCCGCGTCGACCAGTCGCCGGGCGACGCGCCCGCGTTCGTGCCGCAGATCCACGCCGCCTCCGACGGCACGATCGGCCTGACGTACTACGACCTGCAGAACGCGACCCCGGCGCAGCCCGGGCTCACCGACGCGTTCATCGCCCACTGTCACGCCGCCACGAGCGACTGCGGCAACCCGGCGAACTGGGCCGTCAACGGGCAGGCCCGGCTCACCACCACGTCGTTCGACTACACCACCGCGCCGGACGCCGGCGGCTACTTCCTCGGCGACTACAGCGGTCTCGCCGGAACGGGACCGACGCTGAACGCCTGCTTCGGCATGGCACTGCCGGTGGCCACCAGTGGCGTGTCGGACATCTTCGCCAACCACGCCGGTTGA